A window of the Roseburia sp. 831b genome harbors these coding sequences:
- a CDS encoding putative polysaccharide biosynthesis protein, which translates to MKKKEGSSSNFLVQGSILAMASIISRIIGLVYRIPLTKIIGDVGNDYYGCAFEIYNILLIISSYSLPLAVSKLVSAELAKGRRNNVYRTLKCAFLFATISGVIAGFVLFFGAEFITSRIMKTPYSVFAVKILAPTLLVVAILGVLRGFFQGLGTMMPSAISQILEQVANAVVSVWAAYVLVSYGSKVGAILGNETEYRAAYGAAGGTLGTNVGALVALLFVLLVFLLYQKAYKRQMRRARNRDVSSYQETFRILIITVIPVLLSTAIYNCSSIIDQALFKNIATAQGYSADEISIWWGKYSGKYKTLINVPISIASALAASSVPMLTAAYTSGKRELVKTQIYTAIRFIMIVAFPCTVGMAVLASPILQLLFRDDSMLAASMLWSGAVSILFFSVSTLSNGLLQGINRMKEPVKNAIIALVLHIILLCAMMYWLKWNIYAVIFSNAAFGLFMCILNDHSVKKYSGYRSKIKKTILLPAVSSLIMGGAVWLVYFLLQKAFANNTVSTLSAIVVGIIVYLVVMLLLRGMDEEDLERLPKGGKIIALAKKLHLIRL; encoded by the coding sequence ATGAAGAAAAAAGAAGGAAGTAGTTCGAATTTTCTAGTACAAGGATCCATTCTGGCAATGGCATCCATTATAAGCCGTATCATAGGATTGGTATATCGTATCCCACTCACCAAGATTATTGGTGATGTGGGAAATGATTATTATGGATGCGCCTTTGAAATATACAATATTCTGCTGATTATTTCGTCTTACAGTCTGCCTTTGGCAGTATCGAAACTTGTATCCGCGGAACTTGCAAAAGGAAGACGCAACAACGTTTATCGGACGTTAAAATGTGCGTTTTTGTTTGCAACAATATCCGGTGTGATTGCAGGTTTCGTTCTGTTTTTTGGCGCAGAATTTATTACATCAAGAATTATGAAAACACCTTACAGTGTATTTGCTGTTAAGATTTTAGCACCAACCCTGCTTGTGGTTGCTATCTTAGGTGTCCTGCGTGGCTTTTTCCAAGGACTTGGAACCATGATGCCAAGTGCAATTTCCCAGATTTTGGAACAGGTTGCGAATGCCGTTGTGAGTGTATGGGCTGCCTATGTTCTCGTTTCCTATGGAAGCAAAGTAGGTGCGATTCTTGGAAATGAAACCGAATACCGGGCAGCTTATGGTGCTGCAGGCGGTACCCTTGGAACGAATGTTGGTGCTCTTGTTGCGCTGCTTTTTGTCCTCCTTGTGTTTCTCCTTTACCAAAAGGCATACAAACGTCAGATGAGGCGTGCCAGGAACCGCGATGTCAGTTCCTATCAGGAGACGTTTCGGATTTTAATCATAACGGTGATTCCAGTGCTGCTTAGCACAGCAATTTACAATTGTAGTTCTATTATCGATCAGGCTTTGTTTAAAAACATTGCCACTGCACAAGGATACTCTGCCGATGAGATTAGTATCTGGTGGGGAAAATACAGCGGAAAATACAAAACGTTAATCAATGTGCCAATTTCGATTGCGTCTGCACTTGCGGCGTCGTCTGTTCCAATGTTGACGGCAGCGTACACAAGCGGGAAAAGAGAACTGGTGAAAACGCAGATTTATACCGCGATTCGTTTTATTATGATAGTTGCATTTCCGTGTACCGTTGGAATGGCAGTGTTGGCGTCACCGATTTTACAGCTTCTGTTTCGTGATGATTCGATGCTTGCGGCAAGCATGTTATGGTCTGGAGCAGTCTCGATTCTGTTCTTTTCCGTATCGACCTTATCGAACGGCTTATTACAGGGAATCAATCGTATGAAAGAACCTGTAAAAAATGCAATTATTGCGTTAGTGCTTCATATTATTTTGCTCTGTGCAATGATGTACTGGCTGAAATGGAACATCTATGCGGTTATTTTTTCAAATGCAGCATTTGGTCTTTTCATGTGCATCTTAAACGACCACTCCGTAAAAAAATACAGCGGATATCGTTCTAAGATAAAGAAAACGATTTTGCTTCCGGCAGTTTCTTCACTCATTATGGGTGGAGCAGTATGGCTTGTTTATTTTCTGCTTCAAAAAGCATTTGCAAACAACACGGTTTCCACTTTGTCTGCAATCGTTGTGGGAATCATCGTCTATCTGGTTGTCATGCTCTTGTTACGGGGCATGGATGAGGAAGACTTAGAACGTCTGCCAAAGGGCGGGAAAATCATTGCACTTGCCAAAAAATTGCATCTGATTCGCCTTTAA
- the yqfD gene encoding sporulation protein YqfD yields MFLSLLKYLFGYLEVSLTGYAPERFLNLCSNHNILIWNLAPTQDGYHFYISIAGFKKLHPILRKTKTKVRIQKRVGIPFFLFRYRKRKLFVVGIIVFAGLIYWLSGFVWKIEVNGNSYLSENTILDFLQEQDCTFGCRKSHINCEALEAELRSQYEDVIWASVQIYGTKMTVSIQENLLPKESYEEDETEVRDIVATKDGLITSMVTRTGTPLVSPGVEVAKGDVLVSGRIELFQDDGSLLDYEYSAADADIYADVWYEYTEQIPLSYEKKIPTGEKKTSYGLRIGSIQIENPFFYTGFKQENLICDSKQLALSRNFYLPVYFEKTLHEEIRVTKETYTKEEAKELAKRHFQSYLSNLEEKGVQIIEKNVIIEKERNSYAVKGSIKANESITEYAPTEILEITREERQQSDESD; encoded by the coding sequence ATGTTCTTATCTTTGCTGAAATATCTTTTTGGTTATTTAGAAGTTTCCTTAACGGGATATGCCCCCGAACGTTTCTTAAATCTTTGCAGCAACCACAATATTTTGATTTGGAATCTGGCTCCAACCCAGGATGGATACCATTTTTATATCAGTATTGCAGGATTCAAAAAGCTTCATCCCATTCTTAGGAAAACAAAGACAAAGGTGCGAATCCAAAAACGTGTCGGAATTCCGTTCTTTTTGTTCCGTTATCGGAAAAGAAAACTTTTTGTAGTTGGAATTATTGTCTTTGCGGGTCTAATTTACTGGCTTTCCGGTTTTGTCTGGAAGATTGAGGTAAATGGTAATTCCTATCTTTCGGAGAATACGATTCTTGATTTTTTGCAGGAACAGGATTGCACATTTGGCTGCAGGAAAAGCCATATAAACTGCGAGGCATTGGAAGCAGAGCTGCGAAGCCAGTATGAGGATGTCATCTGGGCCTCCGTTCAGATTTATGGAACCAAGATGACCGTATCCATTCAGGAGAATCTTCTTCCAAAGGAAAGCTATGAGGAGGACGAAACCGAAGTGCGCGACATTGTTGCCACAAAAGACGGTCTTATCACCTCTATGGTGACAAGAACAGGAACGCCTCTTGTTTCCCCCGGAGTAGAAGTTGCAAAAGGAGATGTCCTGGTAAGTGGAAGAATCGAACTTTTTCAGGACGACGGAAGTCTTTTAGACTATGAGTACAGCGCGGCGGATGCCGATATCTATGCAGATGTCTGGTACGAATATACGGAACAGATTCCGCTTTCCTATGAGAAAAAGATTCCTACCGGTGAGAAAAAGACTTCTTACGGGCTTCGAATCGGTTCCATTCAAATTGAAAATCCCTTTTTTTATACCGGTTTTAAACAGGAAAATTTGATTTGCGATTCGAAGCAGCTTGCATTGTCGAGAAACTTTTATCTTCCGGTGTATTTTGAAAAAACGCTACACGAAGAAATCCGTGTAACAAAGGAAACATATACCAAAGAGGAGGCAAAAGAGCTTGCCAAAAGGCATTTTCAGTCGTATCTTTCAAATTTGGAAGAAAAAGGGGTTCAAATAATAGAAAAAAATGTTATTATAGAAAAGGAACGCAATTCCTACGCGGTAAAAGGAAGCATAAAGGCAAATGAATCCATTACAGAATATGCTCCTACCGAAATACTAGAAATTACGAGAGAAGAAAGGCAGCAAAGCGATGAGTCTGACTGA
- the ybeY gene encoding rRNA maturation RNase YbeY has translation MSLTIEEETTVDFDFPYQELANQVIDFTIEHENFPYEAEVNLTLTDNEGIHEINQMYRDIDRPTDVLSFPMLSYETAGDFSGLEDAYDDNFNPDTGEIMLGDIIISVPKVHEQAKEYGHSDKREYAFLIVHSMLHLFGYDHMTLEEAAFMEQKQRDILEELNILR, from the coding sequence ATGAGTTTAACAATCGAAGAAGAGACAACCGTCGATTTTGACTTTCCCTATCAGGAACTGGCCAATCAGGTAATTGATTTTACGATAGAACATGAGAACTTTCCTTATGAGGCAGAAGTGAACTTAACACTTACCGACAATGAGGGAATCCACGAAATCAATCAGATGTACCGTGACATTGACAGACCTACCGATGTACTTTCCTTCCCAATGCTTTCTTACGAGACGGCAGGGGACTTTTCCGGGTTAGAGGACGCTTACGACGATAATTTCAACCCGGATACCGGAGAGATTATGTTAGGAGACATTATTATCTCTGTTCCGAAAGTCCATGAACAGGCAAAAGAATATGGGCACAGCGATAAGAGAGAGTACGCCTTTTTGATTGTACACAGTATGCTGCATTTGTTCGGCTATGACCATATGACGCTGGAAGAAGCTGCATTTATGGAACAAAAGCAGCGGGATATATTAGAAGAATTAAATATATTAAGATAA
- a CDS encoding PhoH family protein, whose amino-acid sequence MSLTELSLNIPSEHMANVFGQFDCYIKKIERTLNVTVVVREDQLKIIGNETQIKSASSVFLQLVELSKRGNVITEQNVNYALSLLAEQKESAIVEIDKECICHTINGKPVKPKTLGQKAYVDAIRNKMIVFGTGPAGTGKTYLAMAMAITAFKNEEVNRIILTRPAIEAGEKLGFLPGDLQSKIDPYLRPLYDALYQIMGAESFQKNMEKGLIEVAPLAYMRGRTLDNAFIILDEAQNTTPAQMKMFLTRIGFGSKAVITGDATQKDLAPGTKSGLDIALKVLRKVDDIGFCELTSNDVIRHPLVQKIVKAYEDYEASTNKRKKQERRKA is encoded by the coding sequence ATGAGTCTGACTGAATTATCACTGAATATTCCTTCTGAGCACATGGCGAATGTGTTTGGACAGTTTGATTGTTATATTAAGAAAATTGAACGTACTTTGAATGTTACGGTTGTGGTACGCGAAGACCAGTTAAAAATCATTGGAAATGAGACACAGATTAAGAGTGCTTCCAGTGTCTTTTTACAATTGGTTGAATTGTCCAAAAGAGGCAATGTCATAACCGAACAAAATGTGAATTACGCTTTGTCACTTCTGGCAGAGCAAAAAGAATCTGCCATTGTCGAAATCGACAAAGAATGTATTTGTCATACGATAAATGGAAAGCCGGTAAAGCCCAAAACACTTGGACAGAAGGCTTATGTCGATGCAATCCGCAATAAAATGATTGTGTTCGGTACAGGTCCTGCCGGTACCGGAAAAACATACCTTGCAATGGCGATGGCAATCACAGCCTTTAAAAATGAGGAGGTCAACCGTATCATTTTGACAAGACCTGCCATTGAGGCCGGAGAAAAGCTTGGTTTCCTGCCGGGGGATTTACAGAGCAAGATTGACCCGTATCTACGTCCGTTATATGATGCTCTGTATCAGATTATGGGAGCAGAGAGTTTCCAGAAGAATATGGAAAAGGGACTGATTGAGGTTGCGCCTCTTGCCTATATGCGAGGACGTACGTTAGACAATGCGTTTATTATCTTAGATGAAGCACAGAATACGACACCGGCACAGATGAAAATGTTTTTAACACGTATCGGATTTGGTTCAAAAGCCGTGATTACCGGTGATGCAACCCAAAAGGACCTTGCGCCGGGAACAAAATCCGGACTTGATATTGCCCTAAAAGTCCTTCGCAAAGTGGATGATATTGGTTTTTGTGAACTGACCTCAAACGATGTCATCCGTCATCCTCTTGTGCAAAAGATTGTAAAAGCATACGAAGATTATGAGGCAAGCACAAACAAACGAAAGAAGCAGGAGAGACGGAAAGCATGA
- a CDS encoding NAD(P)/FAD-dependent oxidoreductase, which translates to MIRINQIKLPIEHEKSALPGKIAKALKISKEQIKEYEIVKKSIDARKKPELSLVYSVNVSVEHEEKVLKHLHDRNITPIIPKEYHILKINYETSEPVRPVIIGAGPAGLFCAYALVLAGLKPLVLERGKKVEDRTTDVLKFWETGVLDPSSNVQFGEGGAGTFSDGKLNTLVKDPIGRNRFVLETFVKFGAPEKILYENKPHIGTDILSVVIANMRNFMTEHGAMFRFETCVTDFRFEQGCLCALELNHAEWIDATTCVLAIGHSARDTFKVLYKHQFEMEAKSFAVGFRVEHPQEMMNKTQYGDLYWDKLPAAPYKVTANLENGRGVYSFCMCPGGYVVNASSMEGHLAVNGMSYSDRNSKNANSAIIVSVTPDDFPGVGPLSGVAFQMELEKKAHELCNGKIPQQLFGDYCKNQASTSYGTFSSMTKGARAFCNLRGLLSDEMEASFIEGMHHFSKAIKDFDREDAILSGIESRTSSPVRITRDANFMANYKGVYPCGEGAGYAGGITSAAMDGLKVAEAIRKNEQERQ; encoded by the coding sequence ATGATACGAATCAACCAAATCAAATTGCCAATCGAACACGAAAAAAGTGCATTACCTGGCAAGATTGCAAAGGCTCTTAAAATTTCAAAAGAGCAGATAAAAGAGTATGAGATTGTAAAAAAATCGATTGATGCGCGAAAAAAGCCGGAACTATCTTTGGTTTACTCCGTCAATGTAAGCGTAGAGCACGAAGAGAAAGTTCTAAAGCATCTTCACGACCGGAATATTACCCCTATCATTCCAAAAGAATATCATATTCTCAAAATTAATTATGAGACAAGTGAACCGGTAAGACCCGTTATCATTGGTGCCGGTCCTGCGGGACTGTTCTGTGCCTATGCGCTTGTGTTAGCTGGTTTAAAACCGCTTGTTCTTGAGCGTGGGAAAAAGGTAGAAGATCGTACAACGGATGTCTTAAAGTTCTGGGAGACGGGTGTTTTAGACCCATCTTCGAATGTACAGTTTGGGGAGGGCGGTGCCGGAACTTTTTCGGATGGAAAATTAAATACACTGGTCAAAGATCCCATTGGGCGCAATCGTTTTGTATTAGAGACATTTGTAAAATTCGGTGCGCCGGAAAAGATTTTGTATGAGAATAAGCCACACATTGGAACGGATATTTTATCTGTTGTGATTGCAAATATGCGAAATTTCATGACAGAGCATGGAGCGATGTTTCGCTTTGAAACCTGTGTGACGGATTTTCGTTTTGAACAAGGATGCCTGTGTGCCCTGGAGCTAAACCACGCCGAATGGATTGATGCAACTACATGCGTACTTGCAATCGGTCACAGTGCCAGAGACACATTTAAAGTATTGTATAAACACCAGTTTGAGATGGAGGCAAAATCATTTGCCGTTGGATTCCGTGTGGAACATCCGCAGGAGATGATGAACAAGACCCAGTATGGCGATTTGTACTGGGATAAGCTTCCAGCAGCGCCTTATAAGGTGACCGCAAACTTAGAGAATGGCAGAGGTGTTTATTCCTTTTGTATGTGTCCGGGTGGATATGTCGTCAATGCCTCCTCGATGGAAGGACATCTTGCGGTAAATGGCATGAGTTACTCTGACCGAAACAGTAAGAATGCAAACAGTGCAATTATCGTATCGGTGACACCAGACGATTTCCCGGGAGTTGGACCTCTTAGCGGGGTTGCCTTCCAGATGGAATTAGAAAAGAAAGCCCACGAGCTTTGCAATGGAAAAATTCCACAGCAGTTGTTTGGCGATTACTGCAAAAACCAGGCATCCACTTCTTATGGGACATTTTCTTCCATGACAAAGGGAGCGCGCGCCTTTTGCAATTTAAGAGGATTGCTTTCGGATGAGATGGAAGCATCCTTTATCGAGGGGATGCACCATTTTTCAAAAGCAATCAAAGATTTTGACAGAGAAGATGCGATTCTTAGCGGCATAGAAAGCAGAACTTCCTCACCGGTAAGAATTACAAGAGATGCAAATTTTATGGCAAATTACAAAGGTGTCTATCCTTGCGGAGAGGGCGCCGGTTACGCAGGCGGTATCACATCCGCTGCGATGGACGGATTAAAAGTAGCAGAAGCAATTAGAAAGAACGAACAGGAAAGGCAATAG
- a CDS encoding DUF3048 domain-containing protein, which translates to MKKKIVMSLVVAASLGLLVTGCGKKKTEEPKSSEKEAVETQTETEKVAGPTDRSYLTGEQIDESIASQRPIAIMIENTKMAIPQYGINRADVVYESPVEGSYTRLMGIYQDYSDFDRLGNVRSCRPYYAYFAMEFDAIYVHYGECMYAADILNSGKVDNLDGIEGKVDSLVFYRTSDKKQPHNAYVTTDGIKAGIEYKGYDTTYSDDYTGHYQFAEDDAPVTLADGEDAVVVKPYYFYNHPWFEYNAEDGLYYRYQFGDKQVDALTDEQTAVKNIIYQDCDSSVIDEKYGYLDINLTSGGKGKYFTNGKMIDITWSKESETAPTRYFDAAGNEITLNQGKTWVCIIQNDYADKCETYSSIEDFEAAK; encoded by the coding sequence ATGAAAAAGAAAATTGTAATGTCACTTGTAGTTGCAGCCTCTTTAGGGCTCTTAGTAACTGGATGTGGAAAAAAGAAAACAGAAGAGCCAAAATCTTCCGAAAAAGAAGCGGTTGAGACACAGACTGAGACAGAAAAAGTGGCTGGACCAACTGACAGAAGTTATTTGACCGGAGAACAGATTGATGAATCCATCGCTTCCCAGCGCCCGATTGCAATCATGATTGAAAATACCAAAATGGCAATTCCACAGTATGGAATCAACCGCGCTGACGTTGTATACGAATCACCGGTAGAAGGCTCTTACACACGTCTGATGGGAATTTACCAGGATTATTCTGATTTTGACCGCCTTGGAAATGTCAGAAGCTGTCGTCCTTACTATGCATACTTTGCAATGGAATTTGATGCCATCTATGTACATTATGGAGAATGTATGTACGCTGCAGATATCTTAAACAGCGGCAAAGTCGATAATTTAGACGGTATTGAAGGAAAGGTAGACAGTCTTGTATTCTACCGTACTTCCGACAAGAAACAGCCACACAATGCGTATGTTACAACCGATGGTATCAAAGCAGGTATTGAGTATAAGGGATATGACACCACTTATAGTGATGATTATACCGGACATTACCAGTTCGCCGAGGATGATGCACCTGTTACCTTAGCAGATGGTGAAGATGCAGTCGTTGTAAAACCATATTATTTCTATAATCACCCATGGTTTGAATATAATGCGGAAGATGGTTTATACTATCGTTATCAGTTTGGTGACAAACAGGTGGATGCTTTGACAGACGAACAGACTGCTGTAAAAAATATTATTTATCAGGATTGCGACAGCAGCGTCATTGATGAAAAATATGGTTACCTGGATATCAATTTAACTTCCGGCGGAAAAGGAAAATACTTTACAAACGGTAAGATGATTGATATTACCTGGAGCAAAGAATCTGAGACAGCTCCAACAAGATATTTTGATGCAGCCGGAAATGAAATCACATTGAATCAGGGAAAAACCTGGGTGTGTATTATTCAGAACGACTATGCAGATAAATGCGAGACTTACAGCAGTATTGAGGATTTTGAAGCCGCAAAGTAA
- a CDS encoding NAD(P)/FAD-dependent oxidoreductase, which yields MNQKKQKDYDVLIIGGGASGLVAAISAARCGAKTVILEHMDRVGKKILATGNGKCNYTNSKQGIAKYRGDDPAFVLPVFEQFGFEETVTFFEELGISPKIKNGYYYPASEQAASVLDVLRMELSYQKVAIETDCTITSISKKKDGFEVSTNLGCFCAKKILFSTGLKASPKSGSDGSAIPYIEKLGHHFADIVPALVQLQGKQPFFKALAGIRAEIQANLYIDGAFSTSESGELQLTDFGVSGIPIFQLSRFASKALKQKKEVYILLDFQPSLGKKALKQLLSERMHLFGKNKTAEESLIGLFHKKLIPVLLKESQIALHVPAKDVTESQLDLLSNTIKKLRVDVIGTKSFEQAQVCAGGVKTAEIDSKTLESKVFPGVYFAGEVIDIDGTCGGYNLQWAWSSGYVAGKHMAEAVSANEKAGLGKA from the coding sequence TTGAACCAAAAGAAACAAAAAGATTATGACGTTTTAATCATTGGTGGAGGCGCTTCGGGTCTTGTCGCTGCAATCAGTGCTGCAAGATGTGGAGCAAAGACCGTGATTTTAGAACACATGGATCGTGTTGGAAAAAAGATTTTAGCGACCGGAAACGGTAAATGTAATTATACAAATAGTAAGCAGGGGATTGCAAAGTATCGTGGCGATGACCCTGCATTTGTACTGCCTGTTTTTGAGCAGTTTGGCTTTGAGGAGACCGTAACATTTTTTGAGGAGCTTGGTATTTCCCCGAAAATTAAGAATGGTTATTATTATCCGGCAAGCGAACAGGCTGCATCTGTGCTAGACGTTTTACGCATGGAATTATCCTATCAAAAGGTTGCGATTGAGACAGACTGTACGATAACTTCCATTTCCAAAAAGAAGGATGGATTCGAAGTTTCAACCAATCTTGGTTGTTTTTGCGCAAAAAAGATATTATTTTCGACCGGATTAAAGGCTTCTCCAAAATCAGGAAGTGACGGAAGCGCAATTCCATATATTGAAAAATTAGGACATCATTTTGCAGATATTGTGCCAGCACTCGTGCAATTGCAGGGAAAACAGCCATTTTTCAAGGCTCTTGCAGGAATTCGTGCAGAAATTCAGGCAAATTTATACATAGATGGCGCTTTTTCGACAAGTGAATCCGGGGAACTTCAATTAACGGATTTTGGTGTGTCCGGAATCCCTATTTTTCAGTTGAGCCGATTTGCATCCAAAGCATTAAAGCAGAAAAAAGAGGTCTACATACTTTTAGATTTTCAGCCAAGTCTTGGAAAGAAAGCCTTAAAACAACTGCTATCCGAGCGGATGCATTTGTTTGGGAAAAACAAGACGGCGGAGGAAAGTCTGATTGGTCTTTTTCACAAAAAATTAATTCCGGTTTTGTTAAAAGAAAGCCAGATTGCACTGCATGTTCCGGCAAAAGATGTGACAGAATCACAGCTTGATTTGCTTTCGAACACCATAAAAAAACTGCGTGTAGATGTAATTGGAACGAAATCGTTTGAGCAGGCACAGGTTTGCGCCGGCGGTGTCAAAACCGCAGAAATTGATTCAAAAACATTGGAATCGAAAGTGTTTCCCGGTGTTTACTTTGCAGGGGAAGTCATTGATATCGATGGAACCTGTGGCGGATATAACTTGCAGTGGGCATGGTCAAGCGGTTACGTTGCCGGAAAACATATGGCAGAAGCAGTGTCTGCAAATGAAAAAGCGGGCTTAGGAAAGGCATAG